A portion of the Stella humosa genome contains these proteins:
- a CDS encoding methylated-DNA--[protein]-cysteine S-methyltransferase, producing MAAAPRLYRSVDTPVGRFTIAEAEGAVVAAGWRGPGGDARSPLLDAAAGQLAAYFDRRLQDFDLPLMPAGTAFERAVWQGMCAIPYGQTRTYADLAKVAGGVARAVGQACGSNPIPIFIPCHRITGSHGLGGFSGGEGRMTKRRLLGLEGAMLDI from the coding sequence ATGGCGGCAGCCCCTCGCCTCTATCGCTCGGTCGATACCCCGGTCGGTCGTTTCACCATCGCCGAGGCTGAAGGTGCCGTCGTCGCGGCCGGCTGGCGCGGTCCCGGCGGCGACGCCCGGTCGCCCTTGCTGGATGCGGCGGCCGGGCAGCTTGCCGCCTATTTCGATCGCCGCCTGCAGGATTTCGACCTGCCCCTGATGCCGGCGGGCACGGCGTTCGAGCGGGCCGTGTGGCAGGGCATGTGCGCCATCCCCTATGGCCAGACGCGGACCTATGCCGACCTGGCCAAGGTGGCCGGCGGTGTCGCCCGTGCCGTGGGGCAGGCCTGCGGCAGCAACCCGATCCCGATCTTCATTCCCTGCCATCGCATCACCGGCAGCCACGGGCTGGGCGGCTTCAGCGGCGGCGAGGGGCGCATGACGAAGCGCCGGCTGCTTGGCCTCGAAGGGGCCATGCTGGATATCTAG
- a CDS encoding GNAT family N-acetyltransferase: MLAADLPAVERIGEIVHPAYPEAAAVPAERLSLFPAGCFIAEGPEILGYAVSHPGILGVPPVLDSLLGGLPAVADCLYLHDVALLPAARGRGLGRMLVDRLLGLAAARSLPCLALVAVNRSVPYWTRLGFQPPEGASDRLRAKLASYGGDAAYLVRPV, translated from the coding sequence ATGCTTGCGGCAGATCTTCCCGCAGTCGAGCGGATCGGCGAGATCGTGCATCCGGCCTATCCCGAGGCGGCCGCAGTGCCGGCCGAGCGCCTGTCCCTGTTCCCGGCGGGCTGCTTCATCGCCGAGGGTCCGGAGATCCTGGGCTATGCCGTGTCCCATCCCGGCATCCTGGGCGTGCCGCCCGTGCTCGACAGCCTGCTGGGCGGCCTGCCGGCGGTGGCGGACTGCCTCTACCTGCACGATGTGGCACTGCTGCCGGCAGCGCGCGGCCGAGGGCTGGGGAGGATGCTGGTCGATCGACTGCTGGGATTGGCGGCGGCGCGATCGCTGCCGTGCCTGGCGCTGGTCGCGGTGAACCGGTCGGTGCCCTACTGGACGCGGCTGGGGTTCCAGCCACCGGAGGGGGCATCCGACCGGCTGCGGGCCAAGCTCGCCAGTTATGGCGGCGATGCGGCCTACCTGGTGCGGCCGGTCTAG